The Bacillota bacterium DNA window GCCGGTATTCGTTGCGCCGAGATGCAGGAAGAACTTTCTTTTGATTTTTCTTGCGTCTTCAAACTCGTCCTTCGGATTATCGGGGAAATATTTTTCAAACTGCGCCGCAACAAGGTTTGGAATATGGCTTTTGATAAGAACGGACATGATGCCAGAGCTGATATATCCCTTCATATCAGTCTTTATGATGTCCTCAAACTCGTATGAGCTGTTGTTGCGCCTGTTATATAACTCGATAAGCTTTTGGGAGATATAATTAAGCAGCCCGATATAATCCTCATAGACGATGTCGTAATCCTTAAGACCTTTGTCCTTAAGGTCTTTGAGGGATTTTATCTTTTTTCTGACGCTCGCCTCATGCTTCCACAGATTTGAGTTTCTGGTATTATTAACGATCTCTTCGATCTGTTTAAATTGTGATCTCAGCCTTTCGAAATCTCGTGAGGCTCTCTGCGCTTTTTTCATAATGCACCTGCGATTTTGTTATAATAATATTATTATGTGAAATTTACTGCAAATTATAGAATAACTGGTCTTGACACAGAAATTAAGTTTTGATAAAATCAAATAAAATAATAATGATTTGAGATGAAAAGATGCGCAATAATTTCCGCTGATAATTTAATACAGGCTGATGGATAACGGTTTATTTGTCATGCCTTGTGCGGAAATGTTGCTTTATATTTGATCCTTTGGGATACGGGAAGTGGCTTTCCGTATCCCTGTTATTTTTTAAGGAGGAATATTATGTCACAAATCACGATTAAAAACCTTACCTTTGCCTATGACGGCAGTTATGATAATATCTTTGAAAACGTATCGCTGAACATCGACACCGACTGGAAGCTAGGTTTCACCGGGCGAAACGGTCGTGGCAAAACGACATTTTTAAAGCTGCTCACGGGTGGCTTTGAATATTCCGGCAGCATAAGCTCGTCAATCAAATTCATGTACTTCCCATTCGACGTCCCCGATAAAAGCATGGATACCGTAAACGTCGTTGAAAACATCTGTCCGGGATTTGAGCTTTGGCGGCTTTTAAAGGATTTGCCGAAGCTTGAAGTATCGGAAGACGTGCTTTACCGCCCCTTCGAAACGCTCAGCAACGGCGAGCAGACAAAGGTACTCATCGCATCGCTTTTCTTAAACGACAGCAGCTTTCTGCTTATAGACGAGCCGACAAACCACCTTGACGTAAAGGGGCGAAAGCTTGTGAGCGATTATTTGAACAGCAAGAAGGGCTTCATACTCGTTTCGCACGACAGGGTTTTCCTCGACAACTGCATAGACCATATTCTTTCGATAAATAAGACGGATATCGAGATTCAGCAGGGCAATTTTTCGACATGGCTGCTCAATAAAGAGTATCAAGATAACTTTGAGATTTCCGAAAACGACAAACTAAAAAAGGACATAAAGCGCCTTTCAGAGGCTGCAAAGCGCACTGCCTCATGGTCGGACAAAACCGAGAAAAGCAAAAAATCGGGCGATGTACCGGACAAGGGATATGTCGGGCATAAAGCCGCCAAAATGATGAAACGCTCAAAATCCGCCGAAGCCCGCAAGCTTTCGGCTGTCGAGGAAAAGTCAAAACTTTTGAGGAATATTGAGGAGTCGGAAGACCTTAAAATCACGCCGTTGAAGCATCACAGCAGGCGGCTTATCGAGGCAAAAGACCTCTCTATATTTTACGGCGACAAAAAAGTCTGCTCTGATATAAACTTCACACTAACTGAGGGCGAGCGGATAGCGCTTACCGGGAAAAACGGAAGCGGCAAATCTAGCATTTTAAAGCTGATAACCGGCGAGGGCATCTCCCACTGCGGCCAACTTGAAACCGCATCCGGACTTGTCATCTCATATGTTCCGCAGGACACGTCCTTTTTACAGGGCGATCTCAAGAGTTTTGCCGAGGACAGCAACATCGACGAAAGCCTTTTTAAGGCGCTGCTTCGCAAAATGGATTTTTCAAGGGTGCAGTTTGAAAAAGACATGTGCGATTTCAGCGGCGGTCAGAAGAAAAAAGTGCTCATTGCGAAAAGCCTGTGCGAAAAGGCGCATATATATATCTGGGACGAACCGCTCAATTTTATCGACGTAATGTCCCGCATACAGATCGAAAATTTGATAACACAGTATAAACCAACGATGCTCTTTGTCGAGCACGACTTATCCTTTGTGAATAATATCGCAACAAAATGTATTGAATTTTAGTAAAATTTTAAAAATCCTGAGCAAACTATAGTCAAAACAATTTTGAAGATGGTGATTATATGTCAAAGGATACCGAACTGTTAAATTATATCTACAAAAATGCCGAAATGGGCAAAAACTCGATTTCACAGCTCATCGACATTTCAGACGACACAAATTTTAGAAATGTGCTGAAAAGCCAGCTTACCGAGTATCAGAATATTTTCGACAAATCGAAAGACAAGATGAAAGCGCTTAACCACAACCCGGACAGCATCGGCGCCATTGCAAAAGTGTCGACCTACATGTCGGTAAAGGGCAATACGCTGATCGACAAGACTTCGTCTCACATGGCGCAGATGATGATTCAGGGCAGCACGATGGGTGTGACCGACATCACAAGACATCTTAAGGATTATGATAATTCAGACCCCGAAGTCAAAGGCCTTGCTGACAAACTGCTCAAAACCGAACAAACCAACATCGACGAAATGAAAAAATATCTGTAAAGCTGGCAGACGCTCGAAAAAGGCAGGCAGACGAAGAACAGGCGCTCGTCGCTGTATGCAGATACAGCAGGGCGCCTGTTAACGAAGTAAGCAAAAGTGCCACAGGTATGGGGTGGCAGAGCCATTTTGTGTTTAAAAACACAACCTGAAGATCACGTTTAAATATCTGATACTTCAATGTTGTCTTATCATATATGTGCAATCACTTTTGCGGCGCGTGTACTTTTTCGACAGTCTGAAACCCGCACAGGCGGGCTTTTTATTATATTCCAATAAAAAATAATAATTTTTTTATACATATTAAATAAAACATGTTATAATAGGTAATCGATTACAACATTATGTCTGGAGTGACGATCATGGTAAAAGTAACAGTGTGGAACGAATACATCCACGAAAGAGAGCGTGAAAACGTTGCGGCAATATACCCGAGCGGTATACATAATTGCATCGCCGAATTTCTAAAAGCAGCCGGCATGGATGTAAAAACGGCGACTCAGGACATGCCTGAACACGGTTTGACCGAAGATGTTTTGAATGATACCGATGTTTTGATTTGGTGGGGACATGCGGGACATAAAAACGTTGACGACGAAATAGTAGACCGTGTATATCACCGTATCATGGAAGGAATGGGTCTCATAGTCCTTCACTCCGGCCACGCTTCCAAGATATTTAAGAAGATATGCGGAACCCAGTCGCAAAAGCTCAAATGGCGTGAGGACGGCGATAAAGAGATATTGTGGGTCGTTGATCCCGGACATCCGATCGTGTCCGGTCTTGACGAAAAGATAGTCCTTGAGCATGAGGAGACCTACGGCGAGCATTTCTGCATCCCCCAGCCGGACGAGCTTGTATTCATAAGCTGGTTTGAAGGCGGCGAGGTATTCAGAAGCGGCTGCTGCTATCACAGGGGCAAAGGCAAGATATTTTATTTCAGACCCGGTCATGAAACCTTCCCTATTTACCATAACCCAGAGATACAAAAAGTTATCACCAACGCCGTAAACTGGGCGAACACAAGCGGCGCTCCGACCGTTGAATACGGTCACACAAAGCCGTATGTGCCTATCGCCAAATACGAACAAAAATGATTTTAAGCAGACCTGTGCATCACAGCGTCTGCTCTTCTATAATTAGAGCTTCCGTCATATCTTCAATAAAAATCCCCGCTCCGATTATATCATCGTTAAAACCGTACTCGATTTCAATTTCACCATGTATTTTACATTTGTTTTCAAGAATGTACTTTTCTAATTCTTCTTCTCCGAAAGGTAAATATTTGCCATTTACTTCAAATAAGAATCTGCCCGAATCATCCTTTCTTAAATTTTTATAATCTTCCAAATATGCTTTTTCTTTTTTTAAATCTAAACTGAGAATTTTTAAATAAAATTTTTGACTATCAATTGCTATAGCAAATTGAGATGCGCAAGCAATTTTATTTTTACCCTTTTCAAAACTTCTAAAGTCATCAGTTCTATCTTCATAATAAAAGATATTATAGTAACCCATTAAGGTATCCGGGCTGACTTTTGAATTCTTAAGATTATCGAAAAATACGTTAAGCTTATTTTTATCTTTTTTTAAGACTTTTTCTATCTTTAAGTGATCACGAATATTTACTATTAATACATTAATAAAATCAGTTTTTATAAATTGGAGAATCCTATTTTCATGATATTTTTCAGCCAAAAGGGTATCATCGGATAGATATTTTAAATCAATCATTTGTGTTGAGATGTTCTGATATTTATTATTAAATGAGGCTGTAGCCTCATTTAATATAGTTAACGTCCTAGCCTTTATGTTTTCAGTTATTCCATCAAAATTTATATTTTTTCGTTTTTCCTTTCTTTTTTCGATTTCCTTTACTTTATATATTTGTATCATTGCGTTTTCAAACAGATCCATTTTTTCATTAATGTCATCTTCAACAATATCTAAATTAAAAAATGTCAAAAACGAATTATAACTTTGTCTTGTTTTATCAATTTTTTTCCCTGTGAAATAATTATAAAAATAAAGGTAATCATCGTTTGCAATACTTAACAATTCGTTAAATATTGTTTCCGGGCTGTCATTCTTATATAGTTTCAAGAATATTATAAACTCATATACAGCATCGTCCATAATTACATATTTCATTTTAGTATTTTCTAAAACATCGTCTTCGTTTTCTTCATAATGTTCCCTGGGTCCTAAAATTTCAATAGTATTTTCAATAAATGATAAATCTAATTTTTCTGTTTTAATTTTTGAGAAAAAGGACTCGATTGCATTTTTTTGTTCCTTCAATAAGTTTTCAATAGAAGTTTTCAAATCGCTTTTAATAATTTCATCTTTATGTAAGTAATAAAAATAGCAAAAGATTCTTACATAATAATCTAAAAACTTTTCCTCGCTATATGCTAAATAACTAAAAACCGTGTTTTCAAGAATTTTAATTTCCGCGTAATCTGCTAATACAATAGTGTAATTTAAAAGTTCGCTCAGTAAAACTTTTTCCTTTTCAATTTTGAATTCTTTATAATTATTAAATGATATTTTGTTATATAAACTTTGATATAAATCTTTTTTTAAACAGAGCGCATCTTTTCCTGTCCATATTAAAGGCGGGTTTCTTAGAATACTGAAATATATTCTTGTTGACCAATTATCCAGGTCATGATTTTTCTGCTGAACAAATCCATTTTCTTTATTAATGAAAAATAGATTATTATATAACGAAGATCTTAATGTTAATGCTATATCAAACTGCTTACGATTCAACTTTGTAATTGATTCAAAAAATTGTAAATATATATAATCCCATATATTCAAATAAACCTTAGAATTTTTATTGCAATCTTCATAAATTAAATTTAATGTATTTAGGTATTTATATATGTATTCCGCATTTGATGTATTAGAGATTTCTTTAAATATGTCACCCATGGTTGTTTGATAAATATTTAAAATATCATCATTTCCCTTAATGTTTTTAAACAGTTCATAAAGTATATCCAAATCTTTATAAAAATACAAAGTATTATTACTATAATTAAAGCCAATTATTTCTTCTTTCAACTGATTTAGAATATCTTCCTGCACTCTATTATTTTTTAAATTAGAATTAGAAAATTTTAGTCCTTTATTATCTTTTATTTTTGCTATTATTTCTTCTTTTAATTGTTTAAGGACATCTTTTATACTATTATTTTTCAAATCAGTAAGCAGATATTCTTTTATTTCTTCTTCGAGATATTGCTTTCCCTGAAACATCTTAAATATGTCTGCAGTCATTATTGATAAAATAAAAATACTTATAAAAAATACAGCCGTCAGAGAATTGTAAAATCCTAAAAATAAAAATATGTAACTAACGACTATAAGGGCTAGCTGCAGCAATACAACATTTTTATGTTTAAATATTGACGGTTTAATGTGCATTATGTATCTCGTTACCGAAATGCCGAATATCGTATCCTTTATCGTGCTCGACATTATAGATATCAGTGCTATCCCCAATGTACCAACAGTGGCTTGAACCGTAAAAAGTGTATTCATTAAATCTTCTATATTATCGACTTTGATTTTTATAATTCCTAGTAAATGAATGTTAGTTAAGTCAAATATGCAACTAACGATTAAGATGACTAAGAATATGATGCTTGTAATAAAGTCAAAAGCTCTTTTTTTATCAAAAGTATTTACCATATAAATCATGTTTCTCCAAATATTATATAATTATTATTTATTCTACCACCATTCTGTAATTATTACAAACTTCCAATATGTATATTTCAACTTTTAATAGGCAAATAATAGCTTTCCGTTCGTTTTTTTTGTTCACAAGGCTCAAATTCTGTTATAATAGAACCGCTAAATATTCAAAGCATCACTTTTTTGCTTAAGGGAAATGGGGAACAATTTTGAAAAAGGGCTACTTATATATTCTTTTGACTACTATTTTTTTCAGTTCAATGGAGATCGCGCTGAAGCTTGTAACGAACGAGTTTAATCCGATACAGATAACATTTTTGCGCTTTTTTATCGCCTCTCTTATTTTGATGCCGCTTGCAGTTAAAGGGCTCAAAAAAAGGAATGTCCGCCTTAACCGGTCAGACATCGCATATTTTGCCCTGACGGGCTTTATCTGCATCGTAGTCAGCATGATATTATATCAAATGGCAATCCTGTATGCTCATGCGTCTGTCGTTGCCGTGCTGTTTAGCTGTAACCCGATATTCGTTATTCTGTTTGCTTATTTGATGCTTCATGAAAAAATATACAAGCATACTATCGTTTCGCTTATCGTCAATATTGCCGGAATAATAGTTATAATGAATCCGCTGCACATGTCCGGCACTATTACCGGAATAGTTTTGACTATACTGTCCGCGATAACGTTTGCGCTTTACAGCGTCATGGGTCGCAAGCTGAGCGAAAAATACGGCGGCATCGCGCTCACCTGCTTCAGCTTCCTGTTCGGAAGCCTTGAAATGCTGCTGCTAATCTTCGTGTCTAAGGTCGGCGCGGTGTCGGGATTTTTGACACAGGCTGGACTTAAAGCATTCGCCGACGTGCCGATCTTGCAGGGAATAACTCTGCATTCACTGCTCAGCCTTGTTTACGTCAGCTTATTTGCCACCGGTCTTGGATATGCGTTTTACTTTCTCGCTATGGAAGAAACTTCGGCGTCAACAACGTCACTTGTCTTTTTCATCAAGCCTGCGCTTGCCCCGATCATGGCTCTTGTCATACTCGGCGAGCCGATCACGCTTAACATGGCGATAGGGATAATCCTTATCATAACCGGTTCACTTATATCATTCATCCCGGGGTACAGGATGAGCAAAGAAAATGCCAACGCTGAAAATATAGAAGCGCCTATAGAGAAAATACCTGTAAAGTCATAATATCGATATGAAAAAGATTGCAGTCTGTTTTGACGCTGCAAAAAACTTTGGTATAAAGAAGTGCGTTTCCATCACCAGGAAACGCACTTTTCATTTCATATAAAAATAGAAGCGGCAAAAAAACTCGGTTATTATATTAAATATACTTTTGCAGATAAAGCGTTCCGTCACTTTGAATCTCAGCGTACATCACCTCGTCCACTGAATTTACATTTTGGGATGAAAGTGCGTTTTTTAGCCAGTTTTCACTTAAATTAAGCTCTTTTAAATTCTTATATACCACTTTGCCGTCGGTGATGATTTCAGATGGAAGGTATGCTGTGGAAGAGAGCTCTGCCTTCACATCTTTTTTTGTAGCCAGCTGAACTTCCGGTTTTTTAAGTATGCTTAGCTTTCCGTCAGGCTCAAGTATCGCATAGTCGATGTCAGTTATTGAAAAAACGTTTTGCTCTCTAAGCATCATAGAAACATCGTCGAGGTTGAGCCTAGAGATTTTTAAAGTTTTATAGTTGATAAGTCCCTTTTTTATTATTATCGCAGGCTCACCATCAAGAAGTGTCCTTACCTTGCTTGATTTCAAACTTAAAACACTTATAAGGTCGGTCAACAGGCACCAAGAGGCAAGCCCAATGAATTCATCAAGAAAGGGTTGATTTGTCCGGCTTATGATGTTTGCGGCTATCGAGCCTATTGTGATGCCAGTTATATAGTTGAAGTATGTCAGCTGGCTGAGTTGTTTTTTGCCTAAAAACCTTGCAAGAAACAACAGTACAAAAAATATCAAAACAGTGCGGCTGATCAAGTTCAAAATCTGATTAAAACTCAATATTAAATCCTCCCCGATTGTACTGTTTATATTATTGGCAGGAGAGGAAACATAATACATATTATTCTCGGGCTTTTGCCGACAGCGCGATTACCTCAAGCTTTAACACCAGAATCTTATTCATCTCACCCTCAGTGAAAGTGAAATCACCGCGCCCGGTCATATGCTCCATTATCCTATTAAGCGCGTAAGCTTTTTTGGAATCGTCTTCAATGCTGATAACGCCTTTGCCCATAATACTTGCGTATCTATAGCTGTAGCCGCAGGCATTGTCACCAGCCGAAATCAATTCGTGAGAGCAGTCCATTTCTATTGCGGCATTTGGGTTTTCCCTCATAAGCTCAAGCTTTTTGCCTTCCTTAGCGCAGTGAAAATAAAATGTCAATTTTTCGCCGTCTCTCATATACCCGAAGTTCATCGGAACGATATAGGGCATTCCTTCGTCGATAAGCCCTATCCTGCATACTCCGCACTTTTGCACGATCTCTTCGATTTTGTTGATATCGGTAACTTCCCTTTCTTTTCTACGCATTAATATCAATCCTTTTTTATTTTTTATATATCCCGCCGTGAAAACAGATATAGGTTGTTGCGGGAAGATTTAAAAGTTTTTCTATATCCTCTTTCGCCCTTTCCATATCGAGTGTGTAAATGGGGTTTGCGACTCCAATTTTGCCGTTTTCGACACATGCGGCGTCGCCTGTTATAACAGTTTTATGCTTTTTAAGATAAAGTGAGATGTGCCCGGGCGTATGTCCGGGGGTGTCGACTATTTCACAGCCTCCGCACCAGCCAAAAGTATCGCCGCCTTTGACAGTTGTATTTACTCGGCAGGGCTCAACATTTCTGAGCATATTAATAAACGCCTCGCCGAATGTCTTTTGCTCCTCCGGCAGATGCTTTTGTCTTTCTTCAGCCTGCAGAAGCCTTGCTGATTTCATTTTTCCCGAAATATACGGCTCTTCCGTTTCTCCTGCAATGACCTCTATATGGGGATACTTTCGCTTTAAAGCCGCAAGAGAGCCCATGTGGTCGTGATCCTGATGGGTTATTATGACTTTTGTAAGATCGCCACACTTTAGATTATGTGATTCAAAGGCCTTCTCGATATTCTCTAAAAAGCCGATGAATGCAGTGTCGACCAATATCATTTCCCTTTCGTCTATAAGTATCACCGGATGGACAGGGTTTTTATTTGCCCTAAACTGCGCCTCTATATCCAGCACTATAATCTGTTCCATATCCTACCTCTTATAAAAATATATTTCTATTATAAAGGGAATTTTGTAAATTACAATTTATTTTTTATTTAGGTAATAAAAATGGAAAGTCTGCTTGACATCGTTTGAGCAAAGTGTTATCATATTTATGTAAAGTATGCTTTCCATCAACGGAGGTGATAATTTGAGAAACAGACTTGAAGAGATAAGAAAGAAAAGTGGGATAACGCAAGAAGAACTTGCCGATATTCTACAGGTTTCGAGACAGACGATCGGGTCGCTCGAAAACGGGAGGTATAATCCGTCAATAAATCTTGCTTATAAAATTGCAAAATATTTTAAAATGAGCGTTGAGGAAATTTTTATTTACGAGGAGGAGACAGATAATGAAAAATAAAAAATGGCTCTATCTGCTGTCGGCAGTTGTAGGAGCGGCTCTACTGTGCTTAGGAAAATTTGTTTTCAGTGATGAAAGTGTTAAAATGATTTCAGGTTTATGTTACGGTGTTGGCGCGGCTGTTTTTGCGCTCGGCATTGGTAAATTCATAGACGCATTTATAGTTTCTAAGACGGAAAAAGAAGAGTTCACCCGCAAAAAAAACATAGAAGTCAATGATGAGCGGAATATCCGAATCCGTGAAAGAGTCGGCTCTAAAATAAACCACGTAATGATTTACGCAATTACGGCTGTAATGCTGACTATGGCATACATGGACATGGGTATAACAGCGATATTGCTAGTTGCATCCCTGTTTTTGATAGAACTTGTGCTTTGTATTGTGCTGTTTGATTACTATTCAAAGAGGATGTAAAAAATAGATTTCAATAATTTAAATATATGCATTTTAGCTTGTTCAGCTTGCTGAACAAGC harbors:
- the abc-f gene encoding ABC-F type ribosomal protection protein, whose product is MSQITIKNLTFAYDGSYDNIFENVSLNIDTDWKLGFTGRNGRGKTTFLKLLTGGFEYSGSISSSIKFMYFPFDVPDKSMDTVNVVENICPGFELWRLLKDLPKLEVSEDVLYRPFETLSNGEQTKVLIASLFLNDSSFLLIDEPTNHLDVKGRKLVSDYLNSKKGFILVSHDRVFLDNCIDHILSINKTDIEIQQGNFSTWLLNKEYQDNFEISENDKLKKDIKRLSEAAKRTASWSDKTEKSKKSGDVPDKGYVGHKAAKMMKRSKSAEARKLSAVEEKSKLLRNIEESEDLKITPLKHHSRRLIEAKDLSIFYGDKKVCSDINFTLTEGERIALTGKNGSGKSSILKLITGEGISHCGQLETASGLVISYVPQDTSFLQGDLKSFAEDSNIDESLFKALLRKMDFSRVQFEKDMCDFSGGQKKKVLIAKSLCEKAHIYIWDEPLNFIDVMSRIQIENLITQYKPTMLFVEHDLSFVNNIATKCIEF
- a CDS encoding ThuA domain-containing protein — encoded protein: MVKVTVWNEYIHERERENVAAIYPSGIHNCIAEFLKAAGMDVKTATQDMPEHGLTEDVLNDTDVLIWWGHAGHKNVDDEIVDRVYHRIMEGMGLIVLHSGHASKIFKKICGTQSQKLKWREDGDKEILWVVDPGHPIVSGLDEKIVLEHEETYGEHFCIPQPDELVFISWFEGGEVFRSGCCYHRGKGKIFYFRPGHETFPIYHNPEIQKVITNAVNWANTSGAPTVEYGHTKPYVPIAKYEQK
- a CDS encoding DMT family transporter; amino-acid sequence: MKKGYLYILLTTIFFSSMEIALKLVTNEFNPIQITFLRFFIASLILMPLAVKGLKKRNVRLNRSDIAYFALTGFICIVVSMILYQMAILYAHASVVAVLFSCNPIFVILFAYLMLHEKIYKHTIVSLIVNIAGIIVIMNPLHMSGTITGIVLTILSAITFALYSVMGRKLSEKYGGIALTCFSFLFGSLEMLLLIFVSKVGAVSGFLTQAGLKAFADVPILQGITLHSLLSLVYVSLFATGLGYAFYFLAMEETSASTTSLVFFIKPALAPIMALVILGEPITLNMAIGIILIITGSLISFIPGYRMSKENANAENIEAPIEKIPVKS
- a CDS encoding DUF421 domain-containing protein; translation: MSFNQILNLISRTVLIFFVLLFLARFLGKKQLSQLTYFNYITGITIGSIAANIISRTNQPFLDEFIGLASWCLLTDLISVLSLKSSKVRTLLDGEPAIIIKKGLINYKTLKISRLNLDDVSMMLREQNVFSITDIDYAILEPDGKLSILKKPEVQLATKKDVKAELSSTAYLPSEIITDGKVVYKNLKELNLSENWLKNALSSQNVNSVDEVMYAEIQSDGTLYLQKYI
- a CDS encoding pyridoxamine 5'-phosphate oxidase family protein, producing MRRKEREVTDINKIEEIVQKCGVCRIGLIDEGMPYIVPMNFGYMRDGEKLTFYFHCAKEGKKLELMRENPNAAIEMDCSHELISAGDNACGYSYRYASIMGKGVISIEDDSKKAYALNRIMEHMTGRGDFTFTEGEMNKILVLKLEVIALSAKARE
- a CDS encoding MBL fold metallo-hydrolase, with the protein product MEQIIVLDIEAQFRANKNPVHPVILIDEREMILVDTAFIGFLENIEKAFESHNLKCGDLTKVIITHQDHDHMGSLAALKRKYPHIEVIAGETEEPYISGKMKSARLLQAEERQKHLPEEQKTFGEAFINMLRNVEPCRVNTTVKGGDTFGWCGGCEIVDTPGHTPGHISLYLKKHKTVITGDAACVENGKIGVANPIYTLDMERAKEDIEKLLNLPATTYICFHGGIYKK
- a CDS encoding helix-turn-helix transcriptional regulator, giving the protein MRNRLEEIRKKSGITQEELADILQVSRQTIGSLENGRYNPSINLAYKIAKYFKMSVEEIFIYEEETDNEK